The following nucleotide sequence is from Synechococcus sp. CBW1004.
CGGCCGCGGCGCAGGTCGTCGTTGTCCATCGCCGGCAGGTCGTCGTGGATCAACGACATGGTGTGGATCATCTCCAGCGCCACTGCCGTCGGTATCGCCAGCTCGCTGTCGCCACCTGCGAGTTCACAGGCCGCCAGGCAGAGGATCGGCCGAAGGCGCTTGCCACCGGCCAGCAGGGAGTAGCGCATCGCCTCCCGCAGGCTCTCAGGCCGCTCGGGACCGAGGGAGGCATCGAGCGCCGCCTCCACCCGGGCGCCGGCGTCGGTCAGATAGGTCTTGAAGTCGAAGCCTGCCGCCCCCCCCTGGGAGGTGCTGTCCATGCTCGTCACCGCCGCGGTCATGGGGGATGGGCCGTCGCGTTCGTCGCGCCGGATTCTCTCAGGCCATCCCATGGGGAGCCGCGCTGGCAGCGCGATCGTTCATGGCACCAGATCCCCCAGCCCGTGTTCGATGCCGTGGCGGCGGCACCAGGCCACCACCGTGTTCACCAGCAGCATCGCCACCGTCATCGGGCCGACGCCGCCGGGTACCGGCGAGATGGCCGCGGCGAGCGGCTCCACCTGCTCGAAGATCACATCGCCGCACAGGCCTCCCTCCGGCCGCCGGTGGATGCCCACATCCACCACCACGGCGCCTGGCCTGACGTGGTCGGCGCCGATCATCCGCGGCCGGCCGGCCGCCACCACGAGCACATCAGCCTGTCGGGTCAGATCGGCCAGATCCCTTGTGCGCGAATGGGCCACGCTCACGGTGGCATCGGCGGCCTGCAGCATCAGCGCCATCGGCTGGCCGACGAGGATGCTGCGGCCGACCACCACCGCCCGCCTGCCGGAGAGCTCGACCTGAGCGGCCTTGAGCAGGGCCATCACACCGGCGGGCGTGCAGCTGCGGGGACCTGCCTCCCCCTTGAGCAGCCGTCCGAGATTGAGCGTGTGCAGGCCGTCGGCGTCCTTCTCCGGATCGATCGCCCTC
It contains:
- the folD gene encoding bifunctional methylenetetrahydrofolate dehydrogenase/methenyltetrahydrofolate cyclohydrolase FolD; translation: MASLLDGRSLAAAIEQRLTDAIRAGLDQAGRPPGLAVLRVGDDPASGVYVANKEKACGRVGIRSLGAHLPADTPAAEVQATIERLNADPAVDGILLQLPLPAGLDEGPLLRAIDPEKDADGLHTLNLGRLLKGEAGPRSCTPAGVMALLKAAQVELSGRRAVVVGRSILVGQPMALMLQAADATVSVAHSRTRDLADLTRQADVLVVAAGRPRMIGADHVRPGAVVVDVGIHRRPEGGLCGDVIFEQVEPLAAAISPVPGGVGPMTVAMLLVNTVVAWCRRHGIEHGLGDLVP